GGGCATGGCGCGCAGCCTGCGGATGATCGCCGAGGGCGGCGCGGACGTCTACTACAAGGGCCAGCTTGGCGAGGAGATCACCCGGGCGATCCAGGAGGCCGGCGGCTGGCTGACCATGGACGACCTCGGGGACATCCAGCTTCGGTGGCTGGAGCCGCTGGCCATCCAGTATCGCGGGAACACCGTGATGACGATGCCGCCCGAGTGCTCCGGCATCCAGTACCTCGAGTCGATGCGGATCCTCGAAGCGTTCGACCTCGAAGGCCTCGGCCATAACACGACCGCGTACCTGCACCTGCTGCTGGAGACCGTCAAGCTGGCGAGCGCCGACCGCGCCGCCTACACGATGGATCCGTCCGTCCCGGCCACAAGCCTGCTCGCCGACGACTTCGTCGCCGGGCGGCGGGCGCTGATCGACTTCCAGCAGGCCGCCCAGAGCGAGGGTGAGCGCTACCTCGCCAAGAAGGACGGGCTGGTCGCCCCCGGCGATCCCCTCCGCTACAAGCGCGACCACACCACCCACTTCGAGGCCGTGGACGACGAGGGCAACCTCGTGTCCGTCACCCAGAGCAACGGCGGCGTCTTCGGAAACGCCTTTGTGGCCGGCGCGACGGGCATCCCGATGAACAATTTCCTCTACTGGCAGGACGTCAATCCCGACAGCCCGAACTATCTCCGGCCCGGCCGCCCGATGGAATGCCCGATGGCCCCATGCATCGTCACGCGGGACGGCGCAGCGGTCCTCGGCATCGGCACACCGGGGTCGTACGGCATCCTGCAGACGACGCTCCAGATGCTGCTCAACCACCTGGATTTCGGGTTCAACGTCCAAGCGGCCATCGAAGCTCCCCGCTTCCGGGCCTTCGAGCGGACGTTGGTGGACGTGGAAGGGCGCCTGCCGACCGAGACGGTGGACGGCCTGCGGGCGCTCGGGCACGAGCTGCGGATCCTGGCGCCGTTCACCAACGCCGTCGGCGGAGGACACGGCGTCGCCGTCGATCCGCGGAGCGGCCTGCTGACCGGTGGGGCGGACCCCCGTCGGGATGGTGCGTCGCTGGGCTGGTAGCGGGCTGGTACCCTTCGGCGCCGAGCGACCGACTGGCGCTCGGCGCGTACACACAACACCGGGTGTTGGCGGCCCCTGTCGTAACGGGCCGCCAGTGAGGCGACGCGTGCCCTACCGAGATCAGCAGCCGCGGCCCTGGAATGATGACCAGGACGACGCCCGGGAGAGCCGGCGCACCTGGCTCGACGCCTCGCTGATCCCGCTGCTGCTGCTGCTCGTACTCGCGCCGCCCGTCGTCCATGCCCTCGGTAACGCCCTGGACCGCCCGATTGTCCACCCGAGCATCGACATGCTCGTGGTGGCGCTCGGGCTGATCTGTCTGGGCCTGCTCTGGGCGCGGCTGCGGGCCTTCAGCCGCCACACCAGCGATGAGCGGCAGCGTGCCCACGCCGTGCGCGACCGTCTGAGTGTGGCGCTTGGCCGAGAGCGGGCGACGCTTGCCACCGTCATCGCCAACATGGGCGAGGGGCTGGCCATCCTCGACGCCGACCGCATCGTGCGGTTCGCGAACCGGCCGGCGGCCGAGCTGCTCGGCGTCGAGCCCGGCTCGACCATGGGGATGCATGTCGAGCAGGTCATCGGGCGGCTGGCCGAGCGGCTGGCTTCGCCCACCGAGGCGTTCGCCGAGTGGCGGCGCGTCAGCTCCAACCCTGAGGCCCGCGAGGCGTTCGAGGTCCGCCTGCTGGGCGACGGCGCAACGGTCCCCGCGCGTGACCTCCGCATCCAGGTCTTCCCCGTGCCCACCGACGACGAGACCCGCTCGGGCGTCGGCCTCACGCTGCGCGACGTGACCCCAGAACGTGACGTGACGCGCCTCAAGGACGAGATCATCTCGGTCGTCAACCACGAGCTGCGAACGCCGCTGGCGAGCGTCGTCGGGTTTGCCGAGCTGCTCCTGCTGCGCGAGTTCCCGGAAGACCAGCGCCGCCGCTTCCTGACCTCGATGGTGCAGGAGAGCCGCCGGCTCGCCTCGCTCGTCGACGACCTGCTGGACCTCCAGCGGATGACGGGCGGCGGCGATCCGCTGGCGTTCGAGGCGTGTCTGCCGTATCTGCTGCTCGAACGGGCGGTCAGCACGGTCGGCCCGGACTCGGCCTGCCCCATCGTCATCGACGCGCCGACGGACCTGCCGCCGGTGCGGGCGGACGCCAACAGCGTTCAGCAAGTGCTGAGCAACCTGCTCGGGAACGCCCGCAAGTACTCTCCGGGCGGCGGGACTGTCGTGCTGAGCGCGCGCGAGGTGGATGGCGCCGTCGAGATCGCCGTGACGGACCACGGGCTGGGCATCCCACCCGAGGCCCTGCCTCGCCTGTTCGAGCGGTTCTATCGCGTCGATAATACCGACAGGCGTGAGATCCGGGGGACCGGGCTCGGGTTGGCGATCGTTAAGGGGCTGGTGGAGGCGCACGGCGGCCAGGTTCGTGCAGAATCAGCCGGTCTGGGAACGGGGGCGCGGCTGAGTTTCACCCTCCCCCTGGCCGATGTGCCCGCTGAGGCTGGTGATGTGTTGATCGTGGAGGACGACGTCGTGTTTGGCCGGCTGCTCGAAGTCGAGCTGGGATCGCGGGGGCTGACGGCCCGGCGCGTGGAGACGGGCGCGGCAGCCCTGGCCGCCGTGCTCGGCACACCGCCGCAGGCCGTGATGCTCGATCTGATGCTGCCGGACACGACCGGCGACGCCCTCCTGCGCGAGCTGCGCGCCCGTGATGTGGGTATCGGCACGGTCTGCATCGTCACGCACCGCGACATCGGAGCGGCAGAGCGCGCCGAGCTTGAAAGCCTGGGCGTGACGCGGATCATGTCCAAGCGCCCGGGCATCGCCAGCGCCGCGGCGGACGCCGTAGCCGAGGCTCTCAAGGTGTCCGGCGTCGCCGTGCGCGAGCCCGCGCCGTCCGGCGAGGAGACCGCGTCATGAGCGGTCCGTCCGCGGCCGGCAAACGGTATGTCCTCATCGCCGACGACGAGCCGAGCATGCGGCTGCTGGTCAACGCGACCATCGCCTCGGACCAGATCGGCGTCATCGAAGCGGCGGACGGCGACGAGGCCTGGGCGCTGATCCTCCAGCACCGGCCGGAGCTGGTGCTGCTGGACGTGCAGATGCCAGGGCAGACGGGGCTGGAGGTGGCGCGGCGGGTGCGCGAGCATCCAGCGCTCACCCACACCAAGATCGTGATGCTGACCTCGAAGGCCCAGGCGATGGACATCGAGGCCGGGCTGGCGGCCGGCGCGGACCTGTACCTGACGAAGCCGTTCTCGCCGATCTCGCTGCTGACGTACGTCGAGGGGGCGCTGGGGCTGTAGGCTGGGTTTCGGGATTCGAGTTTCGGGTTTCGGGCGCTCGCGTCACAGGGCGATTGCATGATGTGCACGGCTCGTCGTTTCGTCGGGGCTTGAAAGCCCTGACTGCCCGATTCGCGGTGGAATGGGAACGTCACCGATCGTGCGATTGGCCTGGCTCGCGTCGCGATTCAGTTGACCGGCCGCCGTGGTTACGCTATACCTCGCCAGACGCGTCAGCGCTGCTGCTGCGCGGAGATCTCGGCAGGTGACAAGGGCAGTCACCTGCCGCCCTACCAGTGGGGGTAGCACCATGGCACAATGGCCTGGCATGTCGCGTCGTGCGTTGCTCCAGGGGACGTTCGGGGTCGTCGGAGTGAGCCTGCTTGCCGCCTGTGCGCCGGCGGCCCCGGCCGCCAAGCCGGCCGAATCGAAGCCAGCCGCGCCCGCTGCCACCACCGCGCCGGCCAAGCCGGCCGAGGCTGCGAAGCCGGCCGAAGCTGCCAAGCCTGCCGAGGTCGCCAAGCCCGCGGTGCCGGCGGCTGCCGCCCCGCCCGCCGCCAAGCCGGCCGAGGCTGCGAAGCCGGCCGCTGCCGGCAAGCCCGGCGAGCAGAAGCTCGGCGCGCAGCTCATCGGCAAGTGGGAAGGCCCGGAGATCCTGGCCGAGGCGAAGCGCCCGGCGAAGCTGGGTGAGGCCCCGATGCTCGCCGAGCTGGTCAAGGCCGGCAAGCTGCCCGCTGTCGAGCAGCGTGTGCCTGAGGAGCCGATGGTCATCAAGCCGGTCCACGAGATCGGCAAGTACGGCGGGACCTGGCGTAGAGGCTTCACCGGCCCGGGCGATCACGAAAACGGCAACCGGATCATGTCGAACGATAAGCTGGTCTTCTGGGACTTCCAGGGGATCCAGCAGAAGCCGTCGGTTGCCCGTGGCTGGGAGATCACCGAAGGCGGCCGCGTCATCACCTTCTTCCTGCGGAAGGGCCACAAGTGGTCTGATGGCACGCCGCTCACCGCCGACGACTTCATGTTCTGGTACGAGGACATCTACGGGGACAAGGAGCTGACGCCCACCCCCACCGCCGACCTGTCCATCAACGGCAAGGTCGGCAAGATGGAGAAGGTCAACGAGACGACCGTCCGCTTCTCGTTCCCAGACCCGTACCCCGGGTTCCTCGACATCATGGGCGGCAGCACCTACATCGGCTCGGCCCAGAACCAGGGCTCCGACCCGCAGTTCCGGGGACCGTACGCGCCGGCCCACTACCTGAAGCAGTTCCTGCCCAAGTATGCTGGCCAGGCCAAGGTGGAGGAGCTGACCAAGGCGGCCGGCATCGACACCTGGGTCAACTTCTTCCGGAATCGTGCCAACTGGCGGTACAACGTCGATCTGCCGGTGCTGGCTGCCTGGAAGACGGTGCAGCCGATCAACACGCCGGTCTGGACCCTGGAGCGCAATCCGTTCTTCTTCGGGGTGGACACCGAGGGGAACCAGCTTCCGTACTGGGACAAGGTCCAGTTCACCCTGGCTGAGAACCTGGAAGTGCTCAACCTGCGTGCCATCGCCGGCGAGTTCGACTCGCAAGAGCGCCACATCGACATGGGCAAGCTGCCCGTCTTCCTGGAGAACCAGCAGAAGGGCAACTACACCGTCAAGCTCGACCCTTCCGCCAACGGCTCGGATGCCACCATCCAGGTGAACCAGAGCTACTCGGCGGATCCTGAGATCGCCAAGTGGCTGCGGAACCGCGACTTCCGCCACGCCCTCGCGCTCGGGGTGGACCGCGAGCAGCTCAACGAGGTGTTCTGGCTGGGCACTGGCACGCCCGGCTCGACCGTCCCCGACGAGTCGTTGCCAGCGAACCCTGGCCCTGAGTGGCGGAAGAAGTGGGCCGTGCTGGATGTCAAGCAGGCGAACGAACTGCTCGACAAGATCGGCCTGACGAAGAAGGATGCCGAGGGGTACCGCCTGCGGACCGACAACGGCCAGCGACTGCGGCTCCAGATGCCGACCGTTGGCGGCTCGTTCGTGCCGTTCCCGAAGATCGGCGAGATGCTCGCTCAGCAGTGGAAGGCTATCGGCATTCAGCTCGACGCGCAGGAAGTCGAGCGCAGCCTGAACCAGCGACGGCAGCTCGCCAACGAGAACCAGATCGAGCTGTGGGCCAACGACGGCTCGGAGCTGCTGTACGGCTACCCGAACCACGCCCTGCCGATCACGACGGGTGTGCTGATGGGGACGGAGATCGGCAAGTGGTTCGCCTCGAACGGCGCGCAGGGCATGAAGCCGGAAGACCCCGAGATGGAGAAGGCGCTCGACCTGTTCCGCAAGGGGCCGGGGCTTGAAGCCGAGGCGCGCACCAAGCAGATTCAGGAGATCTGGAAGATCCTGGCCGAGGGCGCATGGTCCATCGGCACCGTCGGGCTGTCACCGGCGGTCATGGGGGTTCGCATCGTCAGGAACAACGTCGGGAACTCGCCGTCGCGGCAGTTCAACGGGCAGCACGGTCGCACGCCGACGGCGATGCAGCCGTGCACTATGTACTTCAAGAGCTAGGTGGAATGGTTGCGGCGGGGAGTCGTCAGCCGCCCGCCGCAACCAGCGCAAGCGTGTGCATCCTGCGCCGTGGAGCGTGAGCAGCGGTCGTGTCGTGAAAATTGTGTCAGACGGCCTGAGCCATATTCTGGCGGGTATCGCTCAGGCTTGACGATCCGGATTTCCCGTGGTACACCGTCGCCACGTACGCAGTGTGTGGCTTTGACGCCATACAGATCCCCCCGACCGGGGCACGGCCCCGGTGCTCCACGATGGAGGTTGCACGCGCATGTCAATGATGCATCCGTTCTCTCGCAGGTCGTTCCTGCGTGTCGGCGTCGGCGTCGCCGGCGTGGGGTTGCTGGCGGCCTGTGCGCCGGCGGCTCCGGCCACGAAGCCGGCAGAGACCAAGCCGGCGGAGACCAAGCCCGCCGAGGCAGCGAAGCCGGCTGCCGCTGCGCCGACGACGGCTGCTGCCGCGCCGGCCAAGCCGGCCGAGGCTGCGAAGCCGGCCGACGCTGCCAAGCCGGCCGCCGATGCGAAGCCCGCTGCTGGCGCGCCGGCGGCCAAGCCCGGCGAGGGCGGCCTGGGCTCGCAGTTCATCGGGAAGTGGGAAGGCGGCGAGATCCTGGACAAGGCCGAGCGGCCGGCCAAGCTCGGCGAGGCCCCGATGCTGGCGGAGCTGGTCAAGGGTGGCAAGCTGCCGGCCGTCGAGCAGCGGCTCCCCGCCGAGCCGCTGGTCATCAAGCCGCTTGAGGGCATTGGCAAGTACGGCGGCACCTGGCGGCGTGCTTTCACCGGCCCTGGCGACGGTGAGAACGGCAACCGGATCATCTCGCTCGACAAGATCGTGTTCTGGGATTACCAGGGCGTCAAGCAGCGGCCGGGCGTGGCCAAGAGCTGGGAAGTGAAGGATGGCGGCAAGACCATCACCTTCTTCCTGCGAAAGGGCCACAAGTGGTCGGACGGGCAGCCGTTCACCGCTGACGACGTGATGTTCTGGTTCAACGACATCTACGGCAACAAGGATCTCGTCCCGGCGCCGACCGCTGAGCTGACCATCAATGGCAAGGCCGGCACGCTGGAGAAGGTGGACGAGACGACCGTCCGCTTCACGTTCCCCGAGCCGTACCCTGGCTTCATGGACATCATCGGCGGCTCGACGTTCCTCGGCTCCTCGCAGAACCAGGGCGACAGCTACCGGGGGATCGTCGCGCCGGCCCACTACCTGAAGCAGTTCCTGCCGAAGTACTCGGACCAGGCGAAGATCGAGGCCGAGGCGAAGGCTGCCAACTTCGACAGCTGGGTGAGCTACTTCAAGTTCAAGATCAACTGGCGGCTCAACCCGGACCTGCCGGTCCTGGGGCCGTGGAAGACGGCCACGCCGATCAACACCCCCGCCTGGACCCTTGAGCGGAACCCGTTCTTCTACGCCGTGGACACCGAGGGCAACCAGCTCCCGTACCTGGACAAGGTCCAGATGACGCTCGGCGAGAACCTCGAGGTCATCAACCTCCGGGCCATCGCCGGCGAGTACGACGAGCAAGAGCGCCACATGGACCTCGGCAAGCTGCCGGTGTTCATCGAGAACCGGCAGAAGGGGAACTACGCGATCCACCTCGACCCGGCCGCCAACGGCGCGGACGCGGCGTGGCAGATCAACCAGAGCTTCTCAGCCGATCCGGAGATCGCCAAGTGGCTGCGCAACAGAGATTTCCGTCACGCCCTGGCGCTCGGCCTTGACCGCGACCAGCTCAACGAGACGTTCTGGCTCGGCGTGGGCACGCCTGGATCGTCGGCCCCGGCCGAGACCTCCCCGTACAGCCCGGGCCCCGAGTACCGGAAGAAGTGGGCCACGCTGGATGTCAACCAGGCGAATCAGCTGCTGGACAAGATCGGCCTGGATAAGAAGGACGCCGAAGGCTTCCGGCTGCGGACGGACGGCAAGGGCCGGCTCCGCATCGAGCTGGTGACGGTGGGCGGCTCGTTCGTGCCGTTCCCGAAGATCGGCGAGATGATGAGCCAGCAGCTGAAGAAGATCGGCATCCAGCTCGACGCTGTGGAGCACGAGCGGACGCTGGCCGAGCGGCGGCGCGACGGCAACGAGGTCCAGACGGTGATCTGGGCGAACGACGGCTCCGAGCTGTTGTACGCTTTCCCGGACCACGCCCTGCCCGTGCGGGCCGGCCAGTGCTGGATGGGGCCGGAGATCGGCAAGTGGTACCAGAGCGGCGGATCGGCTGGGATGAAGCCTGAGGATCCGGAGATGCTCAAGGCGCTCGACCTGTTCAAGGGCGCATTCGGCAAGGAGGAGGCAGACCGCATCAAGACCGCGCAGGAGATCTGGAAGATCATCGTCGAGGAGAGCTGGACGGTCGGAACTGTCGGCCTGTCGCCGGCCGTCATGGGCGTCCGGATCGTCAAGAACAACCTCGGCAACATTCCGCAGCGGCAGTTCAACGGCCAGCACGGGCGAACGCCGTGCGCCGCGCTGCCGGTGACGTGGTTCTTCAAGAGCTAGGCGCGTGAAAAGGGCTGCCCGCACTGGCGCGGGCAGCCCATACTGTGCGGGTGGCAACCTGACGCCACCTGCTGACCATCGGCTGACAATCGAGTGACGAGCGTGGGGTAGGGGCGTCGTCCTGGCGCGTTTGCCCCTCTCCCAGACTCCCCACCCTACACTCGGAGCTGGATAGGACGATGATCGCGTACCTGATTCGCCGACTGATCCTCGCACTGTTTACCGTCGTGGCGATCTCGATGTTGTCGTTCGCCATCATTCAGCTGCCGCCTGGAGACTACGTCGACGCGTACATCGCGCAGATGTCGGCGTCGGGCAGCGCGGTCTCCCAGCAGGAGGCCGAGAACCTCCGAATCCAGTATGGACTCGATCAACCGATCTACGTGCAGTATCTGAAGTGGATGGCCCTCGCCATGCGCGGCAACTTCGGCATGGCGATGGAATGGGGCCGCCCGGTGACGGAAGTCATCGGTGACCGCCTCGCGCTGACGATGGTCGTCTCGATTGCGGCGGTCATCCTGACGTGGGGGCTGGCCTTGCCGATTGGCATCTACTCGGCCATGCGCCAGTACTCCATCGGCGACTATGTTTTCACCTTCATTGGTTTCATCGGACTGGCGGTGCCGGGCTTCCTGCTGGCGCTGCTGATCCTCTACTTTGGTTTCACGCTCTTCGACGCCAACATCGGCGGCCTCTTCAGCGCAGAGTATCTGGACGCGCCCTGGAGCTTCGGCAAGTTCATGGACCTGCTGAACCACCTGCCGATTCCGGCCTTGATCCTCGGGCTGGCGGGCACCGGGCAGGCCGTCCGCATCATGCGCGCCAACCTGCTGGACGAGCTGCGGAAGCCGTACGTGGTGACGGCGCGCGCCAAGGGCCTGTCCGAGACCCGGGCGATCCTCAAGTACCCGGTCCGCGTGGCCCTCAACCCCTTCGCGAGCACGATCGGCTACACGCTTCCCTACGTGGTCTCGGGCAGCATCATCGTGTCGCTGGTGCTGAGCTTACCGACCGTCGGCCCACTACTACTCAAGGCGCTGATCGCCCAGGACATGTTCCTCGCCGGCACCATCGTGTTGCTGCTCGGCGTGATGACGGTGATCGGCACGTTCCTCTCTGACCTGATCCTGATGTGGATCGATCCGCGCATCCGGCTGGAAGGACGGTAAGCCATGGCGCAGAACGTTCAGAACACTGACAATGCCGCCGTGGCGGTCGCACCGGGCGCTGATGGCGAGGTTGCCGTCGCCGTAACCGTTGCCGAAGAGCGCGTCTCCGTTGCCAGCCAGTGGCAGCTCATGTGGTGGCGCTTCCGCAAGCACAAGCTGGCGATGGTTGGCGCACTCGTCGTCATCCTGTTCTACGTCGGCGTGCTGTTTGCCGACTTCCTGGCCTACGCGGACCCGGAGGCCTCGGACGCGCAGCGCGGCCTGATCGCCCCGCAGCCCATCGTCTGGTTCGACCCAGACACGGGCGGCTTCTCCCCGCACGTGCCGGGTCTCGTGGGCAAGCGTGATCCGCTGACCTTCAAGCGCGTGTACGCTCCGGACCCGAGCGTCAAGGTGCCGGTGACGTTCTTCGCGCCGGGCTTCGAGTACAAGCTGTTCGGGTTCATCCCGGCGAACCGCCACCTGATCGGCGTGGGTGACGGGTACACGGCGGAGCAGTCGCTGTTCATCATCGGGACGGACATCCAGGGGCGGGACATGTGGTCGCGCCTGATGTTCGCGACGCGCATCTCGCTGACCATCGGCCTGGTCAGCGTGGCGGTCAGCCTGGTGTTGGGCGTGGTGCTCGGCGGCGTCTCCGGCTACTTCGGCGGCTGGTCAGACACGGTGGTGCAGCGCGTCATCGAGATCCTCCGCTCGATCCCCACGATCCCGCTGTGGATGGGGCTGGCGGCGGCGGTCCCGCAGGACTGGAGCGTGCTCCAGGTCTACTTCGTCATCACGATCATCATCTCACTCATCGGCTGGACGGAGCTGGCGCGCGTGGTGCGCGGACGGTTCCTCTCGCTGCGTGAGGAAGACTTCGTGATGGCGGCGGAGCTGTCCGGGTGCAACCAGGCGCGCATCATCTTCATCCACATGGTGCCGCTGTTCCTGAGCCACATCATCGCCGCGACGACGCTGGCGCTCCCCGCGATGATCATCAGTGAAACGTCGCTGAGCTTCCTCGGCCTGGGCATGCGCCCCCCTGCGATCTCCTGGGGCGTGCTGCTCCAGCAGGCGCAGAACGTCCAGACCGTCGCGATCTCGCCGTGGCTGCTGCTCCCGGCAGTGCCCGTGATCATCGTGATCCTGGCGTTCAACTTCCTCGGTGACGGCCTGCGGGACGCCGCCGACCCGTACAACTGACCGGCGAGTTCTCAGTCATCAGTTATCAGTCATCAGTGGGCCTCGAGCGCTGCTGACGACTGATGACTGAGAACTGACGACTGGGGAGCAAAGCGACCGATGGCTGACGTGCCGCTGATTTCGATCCGAAACCTCCAGACGTACTTCTACCCAGACGAAGGCATCGTCAAAGCGGTAGATGGCGCAAGCTTCGACATCCCCCGTGGCAAGACCATTGGGGTGGTGGGGGAGAGCGGTTGCGGGAAGAGTGTGACCGCCCGCTCGATCCTGCGTATCGTGGAGCGCCCGGGCCGCATCGATGGCGGCCAGATCCTCTTCCAGCCGGACGCCAACGGAACCGAGGCTGGCGCGCTCGACCTTGCCAAGATCCCCGCTGACGGCCGCCAGATGCGCGAGATTCGTGGCGGGCAGATCTCGCTGGTCTTCCAGGAGCCGATGACCTCGTTCAGCCCGGTCCACACCGTGGGTGACCAGATCATCGAGAACATCCGGCTGCACCGGAAGATGAACAAGAAGGACGCGAAGGACCGCGCCATCCAGGTCATGAAACTGGTCGGCATCCCGCGCTCCGAGCAGCGTGTGGACGAGTACGCCTACCAGCTCTCAGGCGGCCTGCGGCAGCGCGCGATGATCGCGATGGCGCTCTCGGCCGATCCGATCCTGCTCATCGCGGACGAGCCGACGACGGCGCTGGACGTGACGACGCAGGCGCAGATCCTGGACCTGCTGCGGGAGCTGCAGGCTCAGAACCACATGGCGATCATGCTCATCACGCACGACCTGGGCGTCATCGCGGAGATGGCGGATGAGGTGGTCGTGATGTATCTCGGGCGGGTGGTCGAGAAGGGGCCGGTGGACGATATCTTCCACAACCCGCAGCACCCATACACCAAGGCCCTGCTGGAGTCGATCCCGAGCGTCAACGCCACGCCGCGTGTGAAGCTCCCGACGATCAGCGGCTCGATCCCGCATCCGTATGCGCGGCCGCACGGGTGTCCGTTCTACCCGCGCTGCCCCTCCTTCATGCCTGGCACCTGTGACAAGGCCGAGCCAGAGCTTATCCACGTCGGCGACCGGCAGGATGCGGCGTGCTTCCTGTATGGTGGCGTCCCGGCGGGGGTGGGACGATGAATCAGGTATCACCGCAGGGCCGCAACGGCTCGAACGGCGCGGTCAAGGCCGGCCAGACGCTGCTCGAAGTCGAGCACCTGCAGAAGTTCTTCCCGATCAAGCGGGGCTTCTTGCAGAAGACCATCGGGAACGTGCGCGCCGTCGACGACGTGAGCTTCAGCATCAAGAAGGGTGAGACGCTCGCGCTGGTGGGCGAGAGCGGCTGCGGCAAGACGACCACCTCGCGGTGCGTCTTGCGGGCCATCGACCCAACGGGCGGCTCGATCAAGTTCACCACCGAGACCGGCACGGTGGTGGACGTCGCGAAGATCTCGCGGAACCAGCTGCGCCCGCTGCGGCGGCAGATGCAGATGGTGTTCCAGGATCCGTTCTCGTCGCTGAACCCGCGCATGACGATCCTCGACATCATCGGCGAGCCGATGCTGGTCAACGGGGTCAAGAACCGGCAGGAGCGCATCGACCGCGTCGAGCAGCTGCTGAAGCTGGTGGGCCTGCGGCCGGAGTTCATGCGCCGGTTCCCGCACGCCTTCAGCGGCGGCCAGCGGCAGCGCGTCGGTATCGCGCGGGCGCTGGCGCTCAACCCCAGCCTCGTGGTGGCGGACGAGCCGGTCTCGGCGCTCGACGTGTCGGTGCAGGCGCAGATCCTGAACC
The Chloroflexota bacterium genome window above contains:
- a CDS encoding ABC transporter permease, with amino-acid sequence MAQNVQNTDNAAVAVAPGADGEVAVAVTVAEERVSVASQWQLMWWRFRKHKLAMVGALVVILFYVGVLFADFLAYADPEASDAQRGLIAPQPIVWFDPDTGGFSPHVPGLVGKRDPLTFKRVYAPDPSVKVPVTFFAPGFEYKLFGFIPANRHLIGVGDGYTAEQSLFIIGTDIQGRDMWSRLMFATRISLTIGLVSVAVSLVLGVVLGGVSGYFGGWSDTVVQRVIEILRSIPTIPLWMGLAAAVPQDWSVLQVYFVITIIISLIGWTELARVVRGRFLSLREEDFVMAAELSGCNQARIIFIHMVPLFLSHIIAATTLALPAMIISETSLSFLGLGMRPPAISWGVLLQQAQNVQTVAISPWLLLPAVPVIIVILAFNFLGDGLRDAADPYN
- a CDS encoding ABC transporter ATP-binding protein yields the protein MADVPLISIRNLQTYFYPDEGIVKAVDGASFDIPRGKTIGVVGESGCGKSVTARSILRIVERPGRIDGGQILFQPDANGTEAGALDLAKIPADGRQMREIRGGQISLVFQEPMTSFSPVHTVGDQIIENIRLHRKMNKKDAKDRAIQVMKLVGIPRSEQRVDEYAYQLSGGLRQRAMIAMALSADPILLIADEPTTALDVTTQAQILDLLRELQAQNHMAIMLITHDLGVIAEMADEVVVMYLGRVVEKGPVDDIFHNPQHPYTKALLESIPSVNATPRVKLPTISGSIPHPYARPHGCPFYPRCPSFMPGTCDKAEPELIHVGDRQDAACFLYGGVPAGVGR
- a CDS encoding dipeptide ABC transporter ATP-binding protein: MNQVSPQGRNGSNGAVKAGQTLLEVEHLQKFFPIKRGFLQKTIGNVRAVDDVSFSIKKGETLALVGESGCGKTTTSRCVLRAIDPTGGSIKFTTETGTVVDVAKISRNQLRPLRRQMQMVFQDPFSSLNPRMTILDIIGEPMLVNGVKNRQERIDRVEQLLKLVGLRPEFMRRFPHAFSGGQRQRVGIARALALNPSLVVADEPVSALDVSVQAQILNLLLDLQNDLGLTYLFVAHDLSVVKHISDRVAVMYVGQMVELTDRDTIFAAPKHPYTSALLSAVPRPDPRSRAKRITLLGEVANPAAPPSGCYFHPRCQFAVDKCKAETPTWEQAAPNHWVRCHRANELTLTGIDLD